The genomic stretch CGTAACTGTTTGGTTCCATGTATATGCAGTTTCTTTCTTCCTCCTTCAGTTGGTCGATCAGGGTCCTTAGGCCCGTTTtccatccaaaattttttcgtccatcccatcaaatctttggacatatgcatggaacattaaatgtacataaaaaaataaactaattacacagtttgattgaaaaacgtgagacgaatcttttaaacctagttactccatgattagccttaagtgctacagtaactcacatgtgctaatgatagattaattatgcttaatagatttgtcttgtagtttcctgatgagttatgtaatttgtttttttattagtttctaaaaatccctcccgacattcttccgacacatccgatgtgacacctaaaaaattttcatctccaatctaaacaggaccTAGAAAGCTCGATTCTGGAGGCCTAAGGCTCCATCTGACTCTGAGAGGCACGAGCTTTGATCCAGATCGTGGTGCGAGCTCAATTTGTTGTTGCCTGACTCCATTTTGGGTGCGTCCTAATTCAAACGTTGGCCGTTGGTCGTTCGATCAGACGATCAGCGGACCGGCAGTCGCCGTAGAGTGCCGCCGATCCGACATGACGGGTGGTTTCCTCGTGAAGTGTGGGGATAGGATCCGAGACACGGACCGGTGGATCCATGTTAGGCCTGGTTTAGGTcgtaaaaattttggtttttttgaccaccgtagcattttcgtttttatttgataaacattgtccaatcatagagtaactagactcaaaagattcatcttacaaattacaaataaactgtgtaattagtttttattttcgtttatatttaatgctccatgcatgcaactaaagattcgatatgacggagaatattAAAAATTTTTGTGAACTATAAAAAGGCCTAAAAACTGTGGAATAGAAAGTCATACGTAAAAATATGGTTCATCTGCTGAGATGCCCTCCTCCACGTCGAAAAGGCACGGCCGGGCCTGTCGGTTTCTCGCCCTCAAGCCTCGCCGCCTCAGGCCAGTGCGCGTCGAATCCATCCATCCACACCCGCCACGGCACCACCGCGCCCGCGAAACAAAAACGAAGCGAGTGTACCGCGACGAACATTCAGACAGACACCCCCGGCGAGGCGATTGGCCCCGTCCccgcaccgcaccgcaccgcaccCGACGATCGGGACGCCGGGGCGCGCAACGTGGCCGCGCGGGGAGGAGGCGACCTGTCAACAACACTAGCGTCCGCGCGCCCCCCGCCAGGGTTGCTTTCCATTGGGCCACCGTTTCCGTGGGCCTGCAGGCGGCGCGCGTCTTGCTGTCCGCGCCGGGCACAAATGGATTCAGGCGGTTGGTTGGCTATAGCACGGGCACCTGCGCTGCTGCATCTGCTAGTCCATGATACATCTCTTTCAGTGACATGATCTGTGCTGGCCTGATACAGGTGCGACGTGTTGGGCTTGTAGTCGTCGAAGGGGAGGGCTTTACTAGACTGGTAAAGTGGTAAGTACTCATGCTAACCATTCTCGGCTCTGTGTTTTGGATGGATTAGGCAACAAAAGCGAGGGCAAGGAATCTGTCTGGTGCACCGCACTTAAGATATTGCTGTGCTCTGATGTTTACCTTGACTTTAGCAGCAAACGTGCCAGATCGACCTGCTCCCACTCCCACCTTTTCCTTCCACCGCCTCCCTGATCAGTGGATCGTTCAGTTTCCGGAAGTCCTTTGTTAAAGGGTGAGCTGTGCGCCGCGTGGCCCCGTCCACACACCTCAAGGCAAAGGAACTTACCAACGTGAGGTCTGAGGAGTAGTAGAGTGACCGAGTCCGGTAGTCTCTCCCAAATTACGAGTAGCACAAACTCTGTCCTGCTCACTGTCGAAGCAAGAGTTTAGAGAAAATGCATgagaatagagagagagagagagatctgcTGCCTGCACATCTCAAATTTTTTTTCTCAATCACACAAAAGGTTTACCAGCCATTTATATTAAAGACAGAGGAAAAAAATTAATATAACACGTCTAACCAGCACCTTAATTAGGGAATCAGAAGAGTTCTACATATACGCTTAGACCTATCCTAACATTGTCATTAGAACGCCGAGCTTTTGTCTCCGGTGATCTCAATATCTCACCGTACACACGTCGTCGTCCAAAGATCACCAATATCATATCACGTCACGCTAAAACTAAAAAAAGCGCAACAGGCTAGGGAAGAAAAAGCGGAAGCGCCACGCCTGTAAAACGGACATGCTATGACCCGGGGGACAGCGCGACACTTTTATGCCTGTGCCGCCACACGTGGCCCGTGCTACGCGACAAGCACCGAATCGTCCAAAAAAGATCCGGGTACGCCACCAGCGCGCCACCTCACCGCGCAAATCACATGGCTCCATTTGTTGCCGCCGAGCGCCGAGCCACCTGGCCTCCGTCTTCCTCTGGGCACTCGCGTCGCGTCCGCGGTCCGCCCCGCGAGCTGAGGCCGCCCGCCGATAAGGTCGGCAGCCGAGCCAGATACTGTATATAGGCGGCGGCAGGCGCGCTTTACCGCCCCCGGACAGAAATATCTGTGGACATGTTGGACTCGCCCCGCACCGACGAACGAGACGAATAAACCCACACGCCCACCACATCCACACACACCCGAGCGAAAACAACAGCGAGCGAAAGAAAAGCGAGCGGCTTTCTTATCCGGTTCTTCGCCTCGCCGTGCGCGCGCTCTCCGGGAACGGGAACCGGGGGATCTGTTGTTCTAGCGAGCACCCTGCAAGCGTCATGGGCAGCGAGTGCAAGGACCACCTTCAGCTTCACGCCGCCGGCtacggcgtcggcgtcgccagcccgcaggaggaggaggaggaggagcaggcggGCGCCATCGCACCGTTCGTGGCGAAGACGTTCCACATGGTGAGCGACCCGGCCACGGACGCCGTCGTGCGCTGGGGCGGCGCCAGCAACACCTTCCTCGTCCTCGACCCGGCCACCTTCTCCGACTACCTGCTGCCCTCCTACTTCAAGCACCGCAACTTCGCCAGCTTCGTCCGGCAGCTCAACACCTACGTGAGTGCTAGCTACCTCCTCTGCTCCACTCCGCTCCGCTGCGCTCACTCAGCTGGCAGGCACTCCTCGTGTGATCGTAACAGTTGTTGGCGGTTACATATAATAATACAGGGGTTCAGGAAGGTGGACACGGACCGGTGGGAGTTCGCGCACGAGTCGTTCCTCCGGGGCCAGGCGCACCTGCTGCCGCTGGTCGTgcgcaagaagaagaagaagaaggcggcCGGCGGCTGCCGGGAGCAGCTGTgcgaggagggggaggaggtgcGCGGGACCATCCGGGCCGTGCAGCGCCTGCGGGATCAGCAGCGCGGGATGGAGGAGGAGCTGCAGGCCATGGACCGCCGCCTGCGCGCCGCCGAGAGCCGCCCGGGCCAGATGATGGCGTTCCTCGCCAAGCTCGCGGACGAACCGGGCGTCGTGCTGCGCGCTATGCTCGCCAAGAAGGAGGAGCTGGCCCTGGCCGGTAAGGGGTCGACGACGCCGGCGCCCGGCAAAAGGCGGCGGATCGGGGCCGAGGCCGGCGTGGGCGACGTCGCGGACATGGCGCAGAGCAGGGGCGCCGTGCCGTTCCCGTTCTCTGTTCTCGGCCAAGTGTTCTACTAGGGTAGATAGGGACAGGTCCGTGTAGTGGTGTATATATGACTTGTAGCATAGCTTCCGTTTGATCAGCTACTGCCTACTATAGTGCTACTATGTAAACGGTGAATAGTTTGTTTGCAGAAAATTTAAGTGTGTCGATTATCCGTTTGGGCGCTTCGCAGCCGCGCAGCGCTCTTAACAGCACCTTCTTCGTCTTCGTCTCCGTGTCGCTGACACGAGGAGATGGAGCTGCGTGGGGCTGGCCGTGATGGACTCGATATACTTTGCGTACTAGTTGATGTTAGGTACAAATTTCAAAAATTAAAATAGTAGCTTGAGTAATGAGCAGCGTGTTTCATCACTTGAGATAACAAATGAGCGAATAGTATTTTTAGACAAACAGACTTATTCATATAAAAAAACCTACAGTATTTTGTTCCACCTTTCTTtgcctttttattttttatttgttgTCATGTTCTATCCTGTTGTATTATTTGTTATGTAATAATCAGAATATTAACTTTTAGCATATAGACACTCGGTGATTTCATCTAGGGCCTAGTTTagtgcaaaatattttgcaaaataaataccatagtattttcgtttatatatgataaatattatataatcatggactaactagacttagaagattcgtctcgcaaattacagataaactatgttattagttattttttaatttatatttaatactctataaatgtgccgcaagatttgatgtgatgataaatctttaaaaaaataaaatttttgaaaagtAAACAAACTAGATCTGTATGTCACGAAACGGGAAGCACAAAGTGGATGATTTTTTATATTGAACCACTGCAGATGGGAACCCAATCTATTCACCGATTGTTGTGAACTGTTGCAGGTTCTGTGCCACCACTAAGATTGTCCCCGCTCTTTTGGGACCTTGCGATTGTGAGATTTGTAGTTTGTAATCTGCTTCTTCCTCCCCTGTTCCATTGTGTTTATGTGCAGCGAAATAATCCGAGGTGAAACTAAAATTTCCAGTGTAGTGGTCTTGTAGAGTGTTAGGAACTTAGGATCCCTATTTCAGAGTCTACCAGTTGGCCAGGCCGCCGCCATGCCAAAGAGGGaagcctaggccttgtttagttccggaaAAATTTAGgatttcgttactgtagcactttcgtttttatttgacaaatattatctaatcatgaactaactaggatcaaaagatttgtctcgcgatttacagagaaactgcataattagtttttgtttttgtctatatttaatgctttatgcatgtgacacaagattcgatgtgacgggtaatcttgaaaactttttggattttggggtgaactaaacaaggccctaatcaaGGTAAAAGGGAGTGTTCAGTGGTGCAGTAGAGGGTTTGGGTTGCAAACTACTCCCTCTATTCTAGTATATAAGGCGTAACCACTTCTGGTTCAAAGACCAAGAATGCATTTAATTCTCTCTCTCAGTACTAGTACTACTGCATTAATGTCTGTGAGAGGTCACGCCTTTTATTATGAGACATGACTAAAAAGTAGTTAtgccttatatatatatatatatatatatatatatatatatatatatatatatatatatatatatatatatatatatatatatatatatatatatatatatatatatatatatatatatatatatgacggagggagtatattaaaTCGCTCGACTACTTATTGGAGGCAAAAAAACCTATGTGTTAGTGTTAACAAGTGTGTTTTATGTGATGATTGATATATCATTGTTTTTAATGTTAGTGTTGATATAATTTGTCAAGGATGGATATGAAGAGCGAAAAATGTACTACATATGTCAAGTTCTCAAATATACTTTAAATAATTCTTTCATAATTTTTATTGATTTTATTCTAAGTTTTGGTATCTTTGTTATTGAagagtttttatttgcttttaTCATAAATGATGCGAGTTTTTAATTGAAAGTTATGATACATACATATACGCACATCCATTTTcactagtactccctccgtcccaaaataattaTCGTTCTCACTTCTGAGAAATACCTtagttaaatatatattaaaaatattaatatttatgttacacaattaggccttgtttagtttccatcaAAATTCaataagttttcaagattctctgtcacatcgaatcttgcggcacatgcatggagcactaaatgtaaatgaaaaaaactaattacacagtttatctgtaaatcacgggacgaatcttttaagcctcgttaatatataattaaacaatatttgtcaaatacaaatgcaaaagtgctacagtagtgaaatccaaaaagttttcacgactaaacaaggccttagtatcattggaatgatttttaaaattagttttttaacaaatttatttagagatataaatattgcacatATTTTTTACAAATCGAATCGAACTCTTGACGCGAAAACTGAAAACTACGTTTAATTTGGGACAAAGGAAGTAACCGGGTAAGTAATATTGCCCAAAGAAAAGTTAAGTGTGGCGATTTAGGATCCGCTTGGGCGTTTGGCAGCGCTCCTGTTCACTTCGTGAGAATGGTTCCTCTTCGGCTAAATAGCTAAAAGTCTGAAAAGAAACATTTCTCCGTTTACTACCCAAGTAACTGGAAACTAAAAAAAACACATGCTCCTCAATTTTTTATTCAATGCTTACAGAACTATTTTAGAATCACACCCACCTGCCTTCTTAATATAATCACTCTAATTTTTCGATCAAATCGGTGGAAGACCCCCACCTACTTATAATGGACTAGAGCATCTCTAGCATTACTATCTAA from Sorghum bicolor cultivar BTx623 chromosome 3, Sorghum_bicolor_NCBIv3, whole genome shotgun sequence encodes the following:
- the LOC8075538 gene encoding heat stress transcription factor C-1b, whose protein sequence is MGSECKDHLQLHAAGYGVGVASPQEEEEEEQAGAIAPFVAKTFHMVSDPATDAVVRWGGASNTFLVLDPATFSDYLLPSYFKHRNFASFVRQLNTYGFRKVDTDRWEFAHESFLRGQAHLLPLVVRKKKKKKAAGGCREQLCEEGEEVRGTIRAVQRLRDQQRGMEEELQAMDRRLRAAESRPGQMMAFLAKLADEPGVVLRAMLAKKEELALAGKGSTTPAPGKRRRIGAEAGVGDVADMAQSRGAVPFPFSVLGQVFY